A single genomic interval of Coccidioides posadasii str. Silveira chromosome 1, complete sequence harbors:
- a CDS encoding uncharacterized protein (EggNog:ENOG410PHV4~COG:L~BUSCO:2781at33183) has translation MRKRTVPPSGGRRVTQPSRTAESEAPEDDSIAEVYRDMLAEAHSTPWRHDARATKRRRVGERTAISHDSLSQPQETPQGAEKTVNKIPQTVYDIDASDESEVDEWEDVELPTTIPVQEPVLPTSESREDDAGLQITLTKPEDEGKEKASSRRKPVSGAEKKWRLDIHKVHLLCLLSHVQLRNSWCNDDEAQRKLKGMLSKNTVRCLNPKADMPQFSRSTTFADGLKQASEIFRRRFKVTAPGMRRSFWLDNLDISFDSIVSFNTEEVLTSKDAFRKQAISMEGSCDLGAQLFCAMLRAANVNARLVCSLQPLPFSGVAKGGLPVKSMKENIVLSDDNMRASSEGSSKGTFKAQETPPHRMRRLGQPRFSPGPSKSPRAKSIPETSSPSIPESSYPIFWVEAFNEAMQKWVAVDPMVTNTIGKPSRFEPPASDRHNTMSYVIAFEEDGSALDVTKRYTKSFNSKTRKSRVEYTKGGERWWHSVMDFYEKPFPEDRDQLEIGELTAKAAAEGMPRNVQDFKNHPIYALERDLRRNEVIYPRREIGKVGLSRSSTNSRNQALEAVYRRSDVHVVKSAEGWYRQGRCIKTGEQPLKRVPIPKTKLKADADGDVENSGPENSSDTPMYAIFQTEIYKPPPVVDDRVPKNAYGNIDVYVPSMVPEGAFHLKHYDGARAAKILGIDYADAVIGFQFRARHGTAVTHGIVASAEHREALLAVISGLEDERGQAEQDRRTMAALSMWRQLLIKLRIAERVQGYTFEGEEEKKDEAQELSESDYEANGGGFLPEGDEDGELPTARGVGYDDWLNEPPAGGLVVPEVSSVERPLESTSVASSSRYTLVVVPRESPSNDRRQAAFASAPHGDTAPPLAAQQPQEQGEPPPHPASPANGSHLCPSKYTPTHDRAGSVEEMSGLPDLVHNDSDSEIDDQNSMISHDPEDEDAEPEWLLSD, from the exons ATGAGGAAGCGAACAGTTCCGCCGAGTGGGGGGCGTCGAGTCACGCAGCCGAGCAGAACGGCAGAATCCGAAGCTCCGGAAGATGACTCCATTGCAGAAGTATATCGCGATATGCTCGCAGAGGCGCACTCGACGCCATGGAGACATGATGCCAGGGCCACGAAGCGACGGAGAGTGGGAGAACGTACTGCGATCTCGCACGACTCGTTATCCCAACCACAGGAAACACCACAAGGTGCCGAAAAAACAGTGAACAAGATTCCACAGACTGTTTACGATATAGATGCATCTGACGAGTCAGAGGTGGATGAGTGGGAGGATGTTGAGCTGCCCACTACCATCCCCGTACAGGAGCCGGTTCTGCCAACTTCCGAGAGCAGAGAGGATGATGCTGGACTACAGATCACTCTTACAAAACCCGAAGACGAGGGTAAAGAAAAGGCTTCCTCACGCCGGAAACCTGTATCTGGAGCGGAAAAAAAATGGCGCCTAGATATCCACAAAGTTCATTTGCTGTGTCTTCTCAGCCATGTTCAGCTGCGGAATTCATGGTGCAATGATGATGAAGCGCAG AGGAAACTTAAGGGAATGCTATCCAAAAATACCGTCCGGTGCCTTAATCCGAAAGCGGATATGCCGCAGTTCAGTCGTTCAACTACCTTTGCAGATGGTTTGAAACAAGCCAGTGAGATCTTCCGTCGAAGATTTAAAGTTACTGCTCCGGGAATGAGGAGGTCTTTCTGGCTTGACAATCTGGACATATCCTTTGACTCAATT GTCAGTTTCAATACAGAAGAAGTTTTGACTTCGAAAGATGCTTTCCGAAAACAAGCCATAAGCATGGAAGGATCTTGTGACCTCGGGGCGCAATTGTTCTGCGCCATGCTTCGTGCTGCGAATGTGAATGCCCGACTTGTCTGTTCTCTCCAACCGCTTCCTTTTAGTGGAGTAGCAAAAGGTGGACTGCCTGTGAAAAGTATGAAAGAGAACATTGTGTTATCGGATGATAACATGAGAGCTTCGAGCGAAGGAAGTAGTAAAGGTACTTTCAAGGCCCAAGAGACTCCACCACATAGAATGCGCAGATTAGGACAACCACGATTCTCGCCTGGGCCATCGAAGAGCCCAAGGGCGAAGTCTATACCAG AGACCTCTTCACCTAGTATCCCCGAGTCATCATATCCTATTTTCTGGGTTGAAGCCTTTAATGAAGCAATGCAAAAATGGGTAGCTGTAGATCCCATGGTGACAAACACAATTGGAAAACCTTCACGGTTTGAGCCTCCGGCTAGCGATCGACATAACACCATGAGCTACGTTATtgcttttgaagaagatggatcCGCTCTCGACGTTACGAAGCGCTACACAAAATCATTCAATTCAAAAACGAGGAAATCTCGAGTGGAATATACTAAGGGCGGCGAAAGGTGGTGGCATTCCGTGATGGATTTTTATGAAAAGCCTTTTCCGGAAGACCGTGATCAGTTAGAAATCGGGGAACTTACCGCGAAAGCAGCCGCTGAGGGCATGCCTCGTAATGTTCAAGATTTCAAAAACCACCCAATCTACGCTCTGGAGAGAGATCTCCGTCGGAATGAAGTTATTTACCCTCGAAGAGAAATTGGCAAGGTTGGACTGAGCAGGTCATCTACGAATAGCAGAAATCAAGCCCTAGAAGCCGTATATCGACGATCGGATGTCCATGTTGTTAAAAGTGCCGAGGGATGGTACCGCCAAGGACGATGTATTAAGACTGGTGAACAGCCACTGAAGAGGGTTCCGATTCCAAAAACTAAATTAAAAGCCGATGCGGATGGCGATGTGGAAAATTCTGGCCCTGAGAATTCTTCGGACACGCCAATGTATGCCATTTTTCAAACAGAAATATACAAGCCTCCTCCCGTGGTGGACGACCGTGTACCTAAAAATGCGTACGGCAACATTGACGTTTACGTGCCAAGTATGGTCCCCGAAGGAGCTTTTCATTTAAAGCACTATGACGGTGCTCGGGCTGCGAAGATATTAGGAATTGATTACGCGGATGCCGTTATAGGGTTCCAGTTCAGAGCAAGGCATGGTACGGCGGTGACGCATGGGATTGTTGCATCAGCAGAGCACCGCGAGGCGCTCCTAGCAGTGATTAGCGGCTTAGAAGACGAACGAGggcaagctgagcaagacCGCCGGACAATGGCAGCTTTGTCCATGTGGAGACAATTACTGATTAAGCTAAGGATTGCCGAACGTGTGCAAGGATATACGtttgaaggagaagaagaaaagaaagacgAGGCGCAAGAATTATCTGAATCCGACTATGAGGCGAATGGTGGtggctttcttccagaaGGCGATGAAGATGGAGAGCTACCAACTGCCCGTGGAGTGGGATATGATGACTGGCTCAATGAGCCTCCCGCTGGTGGACTTGTCGTGCCAGAGGTTTCGTCGGTGGAAAGGCCCCTCGAATCGACAAGTGTAGCGTCTTCGTCACGATATACGCTTGTTGTGGTTCCCAGAGAAAGCCCGTCGAATGACAGACGTCAAGCCGCGTTTGCATCTGCACCACATGGCGACACAGCACCACCATTGGCCGCGCAGCAGCCTCAAGAACAGGGTGAACCTCCTCCCCACCCGGCCAGTCCTGCGAATGGCTCACATTTGTGCCCTTCTAAATACACTCCCACTCACGACCGCGCTGGGAGCGTGGAGGAAATGTCCGGGTTGCCGGACTTAGTTCATAATGACTCCGACAGTGAGATTGACGATCAAAACTCCATGATATCGCATGATCCGGAAGACGAAGATGCGGAGCCGGAATGGCTACTCTCTGATTAA